From Pseudanabaena sp. PCC 6802, one genomic window encodes:
- a CDS encoding helix-turn-helix domain-containing protein — protein MAVAQRHHVVRALRFRLGLTQEQFAAELGVTSASVNRWENCKVQPSPMALKLLQQRIELMGDRGQDLLDLYFY, from the coding sequence ATGGCAGTGGCGCAGAGGCATCATGTAGTTCGTGCATTACGCTTTCGTTTGGGTCTGACTCAAGAACAATTTGCTGCGGAACTGGGGGTTACTTCGGCATCAGTTAATCGCTGGGAGAATTGCAAGGTGCAACCATCACCGATGGCACTGAAGCTACTACAGCAGCGCATAGAACTAATGGGCGATCGCGGTCAGGACTTACTGGATCTCTACTTTTATTGA
- a CDS encoding HU family DNA-binding protein — MNQLELAQAIAQELQIGGYDADRFLTAALNRIKTTVTAKVPVELQGFGTFSIRPQAPRVGRNPATGEPLDIPARWSASFKIDKAFKAVVDQVPLDRTLPFVAGFTAPNIMAASDKPYTFTVSYNDEGVGILTSSIGKDEMKPENLDIRVTSPTGNYSQMAKATKTKKAGSTVAVTYMIGAPGGMWDASSDGRYTIELLPGQIKDAQGNILPPGPITSFVCNVSGTWQDPPTGI, encoded by the coding sequence ATGAATCAACTCGAACTAGCCCAGGCGATCGCCCAGGAACTCCAGATCGGCGGCTACGATGCGGATCGTTTTTTGACGGCGGCGCTCAACCGAATCAAGACGACTGTGACAGCAAAGGTACCCGTCGAGCTGCAAGGCTTTGGTACATTTTCGATTCGACCTCAGGCTCCAAGGGTAGGGCGTAACCCTGCGACTGGGGAACCGCTGGATATTCCAGCACGGTGGTCTGCGTCTTTTAAGATCGATAAGGCGTTCAAAGCTGTGGTGGATCAAGTGCCGTTAGATCGGACTCTACCTTTTGTGGCTGGATTCACCGCGCCTAATATCATGGCGGCTAGCGACAAGCCATACACCTTTACGGTGAGCTACAACGATGAGGGCGTTGGGATTTTGACTAGTTCCATTGGAAAAGACGAGATGAAGCCAGAGAATCTGGACATTCGCGTTACCAGTCCCACTGGCAACTACAGCCAGATGGCGAAAGCCACCAAGACAAAGAAGGCCGGATCGACTGTGGCGGTGACATACATGATTGGCGCACCTGGTGGCATGTGGGATGCTAGCAGTGATGGTCGTTACACGATTGAGTTGCTGCCAGGGCAAATTAAAGATGCTCAGGGTAATATTCTGCCGCCCGGCCCGATTACCTCTTTTGTCTGCAATGTCTCAGGCACCTGGCAAGATCCCCCAACGGGCATCTAA